CTGGCTCGACACCTTCGCAGGCTTCGGCGTGTGGGGCGCGGCGATGGGTACTGGCGTGCTGACGGCGCTGTTGTCTTCGGCGATGAACAACCTGCCGACGGTGTTGATCGGCGCACTGTCCATCGAATCCAGCCATGCCGTGGGCGTGGTCAAGGACGCGATGATCTACGCCAACGTAATCGGCAGCGACCTGGGCCCGAAAATCACCCCTATCGGCAGCCTGGCGACGTTGCTGTGGCTGCATATCCTGGCGCGCAAAGGCATCACCATCACCTGGGGTTACTACTTCAAGGTCGGGATTGTGCTGACCGTGCCGGTGCTGTTGATTACCCTCGCTGCCCTCGCCTTGCGCCTGAGTGTCTAGGGAACGCTGCGCAGCCGATGGAAATCCCTCTGCACACTGACGTATGCTCGCGCACTTTCTCGGAAGGACGCGAGCATGCTGACCATCTTCTTCTCTGCGCTGGTTTTCGGTTTTGTGTTTTGTCTCTCCCCCGGCGCGGTGCTCGCTGAGACCCTGCGCCGTGGCTTGCTCCAAGGCTTCACCCCGGCACTGCTGGTACAGATTGGCTCGCTGGTGGGCGACGCGGTGTGGGCGGTCATCGGCCTGACTGGCATCGCGCTGTTGATCCAGCATGACGCGGTGCGCGTGCCGCTGACGGTGATCTGTGCGCTGTACCTGGCCTGGCTGGGCCTGCGCAGCCTGATTGATGCCTGGCAGTTACCGCAAGTCGAGGATGCGCCCGCAAGCTCCGCAAAAAACGCCCTGGCCGTGGGCGCGGCGATCTCCCTGGCCAATCCGAAGAACATCGTTTACTGGGGCGCCTTGGGCAGCGCGTTGTCAGGCATCGTCGGCACCACCCCGAGCCATGGGCAAACGCTGATGTTTTTTGCAGGCTTCATGCTGGCATCGGTGGTGTCATGCTTTTTGACCGCCGCCCTGGTCAACGTATTGCGCAAGAACGCTTCGCCGACTTGGCAGCGCGTCAGCTATGGCGCCTGCGGCGTGATATTGCTCTACCTGGCCATTCTCGCAGCGCAAGGTATTTGAAGTTATATAGGCAGTCACTTAACTGAATGAACTCTGAACATCCGCTAATTTAATTAACCATGCGTTGACATTCTGTAATTGCCTGAGTAAATTCCCCCTGCCCGCAACTGGGGCCTTTTTTAAACCTCACAAAAGAAGCCAATGGACACAGTATCTAGTCGCTGTCCGAGCACCGCCTCCGCGGGCGTCGGGCGCCAAACCCAGAACATGACGGGACTCGCCTTCCAGGTCCGGTAAGCTGCGCTAGAGCTTGATGCTCCACCGTAACTGCCTCGCCGGTCGCTTGTCCGGTCCCGAGGTGTGTTATGACCTTCAAAACCCTTGTTTTACCTGATGTACCTACGCTGGCCGCAGCCCTGCGAGCCAAGCTGTGCCGTGCGCCCGCAGGCTTTTCGCAAGCCCGTGCGGGCTTTGCCTTATCTTCCCTTCAAGTACGCCCGGCTCGCCCGCTGGCGCACTGGCGTGTCTGCCCTGAAAGCGGCCAGCTGGTGCAGCATTGGGATCATGCCGACCCTCAAGACCCGCAGAGACCCAAGGTTTCCAGCCTGGCGCAAGCTGGCGTGATGCTCGCCTTTTATATGAGCGTTCGCGCCGCCTGACCTGACTGGAAACAGCAACTTTCTTATTGATGTTCTGGAGTTCCTTATGAACCTATCCAGTCGTAGCTCGCTGCGCGAAAGTTAATTAACTCACCGCCAGCGGGCACTGTAAAAGTTACACAGACTTCTATTTAAACCGATCGCGAAGTTCGCGGCTCGGCATGCTTTCGCTCGCCTGTCTTCAGGTAAGTATCGGGTATGTTTTGTCGAGAGTTGGCGACAGGAGTACAGACATGAGCGCCGTAAAAAACACGCCACTGCACAACAA
This region of Pseudomonas sp. MUP55 genomic DNA includes:
- a CDS encoding LysE family transporter; translated protein: MLTIFFSALVFGFVFCLSPGAVLAETLRRGLLQGFTPALLVQIGSLVGDAVWAVIGLTGIALLIQHDAVRVPLTVICALYLAWLGLRSLIDAWQLPQVEDAPASSAKNALAVGAAISLANPKNIVYWGALGSALSGIVGTTPSHGQTLMFFAGFMLASVVSCFLTAALVNVLRKNASPTWQRVSYGACGVILLYLAILAAQGI